A single Arachidicoccus sp. BS20 DNA region contains:
- a CDS encoding DUF5977 domain-containing protein, protein MRKAAFYFSVLFIALLFLNSIVYSQIGLSSTTASRMVIASPEASTIALYQNYPIDYVTGAPQINIPLFSIKTKMGEIPFSLNYHVGKVKPAELSGIVGTGWSLTPDLGITRSVHGKADDSNQGGYPFNSQFGSTSDAYYYSASTGGLDEQPDDFFYSLLSKSGGFLYTRNGSFATLPYAAIAIDRTDDNSFVVTDDDGTRYYFGKYADHSGLLTEHTGTNESDSLINLSAWKIAEIISFDTRDTIRFTYGSHQKAEMVPFFNKQWKIAEFSSNNDYTINQKEPQVLSLPGGTQSLGYGVMRPNYAHTGDFDVSSFDFPYDLGSAPANDDIKVSMTSTTPSQTDGKHKYMWQMLGDLGRDSAASIYSNNFVFEKVLSTITFRGGRIELSYSADYQLTSIRVYAGNRLVKVVKLVQHRYIGNDDGGKPIPMAGGLYDEYCKRFLLDSVIITGSDSTQPGLRYGLSYNGVFGIYDNYQNDYWGYWKSGSSSVPHLVYHLDYYNTYSGDYSDTVSTHIGTFNSGPTWMEVGSNMETTQPPYTIPGILTQLTYPTGGKAIFTFEENEYESPAQAGRIVYGGGHRIKSIRYVTAQGQDSLVKRYTYGTTTENGWGLTKYHNYGSNFMFQQWVNTTNSSDIYNVFIKNTYINSRPFLDNSFSFGAAVLYPMVTEYDISARDNIPLGKTVYSYRINSTDVTWVNMTPIAADARNDWNSIIPLSVKQYGYANGTYYPVQSKTYTYTVYPKAPIPAAQTYLRYYSMYPLNGGTEVTNTNEHGISKYAHMDYSIVTGANKLTLEKDTLYNQPSNSGYVATQTAYTYDPAYLYKTAATTTDSRGFSKITHYWYAYQSAAVPGYSTSQQSFLTTLTALRRIAPVVETTDSINGSLAQTVRQEFLQGSNLLPGNLYTATRDNPAVPVKQILSYDTYFNIREQQGIDSVRETYLWGYNSLYPVARIIGSNYTAASALVNQSVLDNPSTTDAAMRTELNKLRTGLTGAQVWTYTYQPGIGITSTTNPQGNNTFYQYDNLGRLITILDNDMHVLKKINYNVLHDLYYNDQQSQTFTRNNCPSYDVAGSIDYTIPESSYSSGISKAAANNLALQDIQQNGQNYANTHCNCSINSKYLVAFNGNDYLNDSGWHIQLTNLLIGTTYDFAIPKSHRGFLNNIIDTGLYNVRVYKTGNTRRIFFELGTGTGHSTDITDTAVNLSNVTFINYPNDPLRIDLIEYISDESSSSSSTSAEAKSQAPVDLIESQKIERAYTNQSQASTYSYPLISMTDHTGNTKYYEYDGFGRLKDTKDKDSNVIKRYDYHYREQ, encoded by the coding sequence ATGAGGAAAGCGGCTTTTTATTTTTCGGTTCTCTTTATTGCATTATTGTTCCTGAATAGTATTGTATACAGTCAAATCGGTCTTTCAAGCACGACAGCCAGCAGGATGGTAATTGCTTCACCGGAAGCAAGTACTATTGCCTTGTATCAGAATTATCCGATAGACTATGTTACCGGTGCCCCCCAAATAAACATACCCCTTTTTAGTATAAAGACGAAGATGGGAGAAATTCCATTCAGCCTGAATTATCACGTAGGCAAAGTAAAACCTGCGGAATTATCCGGTATTGTCGGTACGGGATGGTCTTTAACGCCGGACTTAGGCATTACCAGGTCTGTACATGGAAAAGCAGATGATAGCAATCAGGGAGGATATCCTTTTAACAGTCAGTTTGGGAGCACCTCAGACGCTTATTATTACTCGGCTTCCACAGGTGGGCTGGATGAGCAGCCAGATGACTTTTTTTATTCTTTGCTTAGTAAGAGCGGCGGATTTCTATATACACGCAATGGCTCTTTTGCGACATTACCTTACGCTGCGATAGCAATTGACCGTACGGACGATAACAGTTTTGTAGTTACCGATGACGATGGTACACGCTATTATTTTGGAAAATATGCCGACCATTCGGGACTCTTAACAGAACATACAGGTACTAATGAATCAGATAGCCTTATCAACCTGAGCGCCTGGAAAATAGCAGAGATTATTTCCTTTGATACCAGAGATACGATTCGTTTTACTTATGGCTCGCACCAAAAAGCAGAGATGGTTCCCTTTTTCAACAAACAATGGAAGATAGCTGAGTTTAGTAGTAACAATGATTACACAATCAATCAAAAAGAACCGCAGGTCTTAAGTTTACCCGGAGGGACTCAATCTCTGGGTTATGGAGTGATGCGCCCCAATTATGCGCATACCGGGGATTTTGATGTAAGCAGTTTCGATTTCCCCTATGATCTGGGCAGCGCCCCTGCCAATGACGATATTAAAGTATCCATGACCAGCACGACTCCAAGTCAGACAGACGGTAAACATAAATATATGTGGCAAATGCTGGGAGATTTAGGAAGAGATTCCGCAGCCAGTATTTACTCTAATAATTTTGTATTTGAAAAAGTACTAAGTACAATAACTTTCCGAGGCGGCAGAATAGAACTTTCTTACTCGGCTGATTATCAATTAACAAGTATCAGAGTTTACGCAGGAAACAGGCTTGTTAAAGTTGTGAAACTGGTTCAGCATAGATATATAGGCAATGATGATGGCGGCAAGCCGATACCTATGGCTGGAGGACTCTATGACGAATATTGCAAGCGTTTTTTACTGGATTCCGTAATCATAACAGGCAGCGACAGCACCCAGCCGGGACTTCGCTACGGACTATCTTATAATGGCGTTTTCGGTATATATGACAATTACCAAAACGATTATTGGGGTTACTGGAAATCGGGTAGTTCTTCGGTTCCCCATTTGGTTTATCACTTGGATTATTACAATACTTATTCAGGCGATTATTCCGATACTGTAAGCACGCATATCGGCACATTCAATTCCGGTCCAACATGGATGGAGGTGGGTAGCAATATGGAAACCACACAACCACCCTATACAATACCCGGAATCTTAACACAGTTAACCTATCCGACCGGGGGAAAAGCGATTTTTACTTTTGAAGAAAATGAATATGAATCCCCTGCACAGGCAGGCAGGATTGTATATGGCGGCGGGCACCGTATCAAAAGCATCCGTTATGTTACGGCACAGGGGCAGGATTCACTGGTTAAGCGATATACCTACGGCACCACTACGGAGAATGGCTGGGGATTAACTAAATACCACAATTATGGCAGCAATTTTATGTTCCAGCAATGGGTAAACACTACTAACTCATCAGACATATATAATGTTTTTATCAAGAATACCTATATCAACTCAAGGCCATTTTTGGATAATTCATTTTCTTTCGGGGCTGCCGTCCTTTATCCGATGGTAACTGAATATGATATCTCGGCAAGAGACAATATTCCTTTAGGTAAAACGGTTTACAGTTACCGCATTAATTCAACAGACGTTACCTGGGTAAATATGACCCCTATTGCCGCGGATGCGAGAAATGACTGGAATTCAATAATTCCTCTATCCGTAAAGCAATATGGTTATGCAAACGGCACTTATTATCCTGTTCAGAGTAAAACATATACCTATACTGTTTACCCTAAAGCACCCATACCTGCCGCACAAACTTACTTACGTTATTACAGCATGTATCCACTAAATGGCGGGACTGAAGTTACTAATACGAACGAACATGGCATCAGCAAATATGCGCACATGGATTATTCTATTGTAACGGGTGCCAATAAACTTACTTTGGAAAAAGATACGCTGTACAACCAGCCTTCCAACTCCGGCTATGTAGCCACACAAACAGCTTATACTTATGATCCTGCTTACCTATATAAAACAGCAGCAACTACGACAGATAGCAGAGGATTTTCAAAAATAACACACTATTGGTATGCGTATCAATCCGCTGCCGTACCGGGCTATTCTACTTCGCAACAGAGCTTCCTGACGACCCTTACCGCCTTGAGACGTATTGCTCCCGTTGTTGAAACTACGGACAGCATAAACGGAAGCCTGGCACAGACAGTACGTCAGGAATTTTTACAGGGAAGCAATTTATTGCCCGGTAATTTATATACGGCGACCAGAGACAATCCTGCCGTTCCCGTGAAACAGATTCTTTCTTACGACACCTATTTTAATATACGGGAGCAGCAAGGCATCGACAGTGTAAGGGAAACCTATTTGTGGGGGTATAACAGCCTGTACCCGGTAGCCAGGATTATCGGAAGTAATTATACGGCAGCTTCAGCGCTTGTGAACCAATCTGTTTTGGATAATCCTTCCACTACCGACGCCGCTATGCGCACCGAACTCAATAAGCTGCGTACCGGATTGACCGGCGCACAGGTCTGGACGTACACCTACCAGCCCGGAATAGGGATAACAAGTACAACAAACCCGCAAGGCAATAATACTTTTTATCAATACGATAATCTCGGGCGCCTTATAACAATTCTGGATAATGACATGCATGTATTAAAGAAAATCAATTATAATGTTTTACACGACTTATATTACAATGACCAACAATCCCAAACATTTACCAGAAATAATTGTCCTTCTTATGATGTTGCGGGCAGTATTGACTATACGATTCCTGAAAGCAGCTATTCTTCCGGCATAAGTAAAGCCGCAGCCAATAACCTTGCATTGCAGGATATACAACAAAACGGACAGAATTATGCCAATACCCATTGTAATTGCAGCATAAATTCAAAGTACTTGGTGGCGTTTAATGGCAATGATTATTTAAACGATTCTGGTTGGCATATTCAGTTAACCAATTTGCTTATAGGCACAACCTATGATTTTGCCATTCCGAAATCTCATCGCGGGTTTCTGAATAATATAATTGATACAGGATTATACAATGTGAGAGTATATAAAACGGGCAATACCCGCCGGATTTTCTTTGAATTAGGAACCGGAACCGGTCATTCAACAGATATTACTGACACGGCTGTTAACCTCTCTAACGTAACATTTATCAATTACCCCAATGACCCGCTTCGCATTGACCTTATTGAATATATAAGCGATGAAAGCAGCAGCAGCAGTAGTACTTCTGCTGAAGCAAAAAGTCAAGCTCCTGTTGACCTTATTGAATCACAGAAGATCGAAAGGGCTTATACTAATCAGTCACAAGCATCTACATACTCTTATCCTTTGATATCTATGACCGACCATACAGGTAATACAAAGTATTACGAGTACGATGGATTCGGCAGGTTAAAAGATACGAAGGATAAAGACAGCAATGTGATTAAGAGATACGATTATCATTACCGGGAGCAATAA
- a CDS encoding helix-turn-helix domain-containing protein produces the protein MEKTIHQGRNIKRFREMLGIKQEGLAYGLGEDWNQKKVSTLEQKEVIEPDVLQQVAAILKVPVEAIKNFDEETAINIVSSTFNDNASINYYPTFNPIDKVVELYERMFKEKDAIIEKLLQEKK, from the coding sequence ATGGAAAAAACAATACATCAGGGAAGGAACATTAAACGTTTTCGCGAGATGCTGGGCATTAAGCAGGAAGGGCTTGCCTACGGGCTTGGCGAGGACTGGAACCAAAAGAAAGTATCTACACTGGAGCAGAAGGAAGTAATTGAACCCGATGTGTTGCAGCAAGTCGCCGCTATCTTAAAAGTGCCTGTGGAAGCTATTAAAAATTTTGATGAAGAAACGGCTATCAACATTGTTTCCAGCACATTCAATGATAATGCTTCTATCAATTACTATCCGACATTTAATCCGATTGATAAAGTCGTGGAACTCTACGAACGCATGTTCAAAGAAAAAGATGCTATCATCGAAAAACTTTTACAAGAGAAAAAATAA
- a CDS encoding O-acetyl-ADP-ribose deacetylase — protein MVELIKGNITRIEVDAIVNSANTSLLGGSGVDGAIHKAGGKTILEECQKIRAKQGGCKVGNAVITTAGKLPAKFVIHTVGPVWNNGKNNEVSLLSSAYLNTLKLALNNQIHSISFPNISTGIYKFPKEKAAKIAIETVFNFLERTDKIKKIIFVCHDDENYEIYSKLLKQ, from the coding sequence ATGGTTGAACTAATAAAAGGCAATATTACTAGAATAGAAGTTGATGCTATTGTCAATTCAGCAAACACATCACTACTTGGTGGAAGTGGCGTTGATGGTGCGATACATAAAGCAGGTGGAAAAACTATACTTGAAGAGTGCCAAAAAATAAGAGCCAAACAAGGAGGTTGTAAAGTTGGCAACGCTGTAATAACAACAGCAGGAAAACTCCCTGCAAAATTCGTTATCCATACAGTTGGTCCAGTGTGGAATAACGGCAAAAACAACGAAGTGAGTTTACTATCATCAGCATATCTCAATACCCTTAAACTTGCATTAAATAATCAAATCCACTCTATTTCATTTCCAAACATTAGTACTGGAATTTATAAGTTTCCGAAAGAAAAAGCGGCTAAAATTGCTATTGAAACTGTGTTTAATTTCTTAGAAAGAACTGACAAGATAAAAAAAATAATCTTTGTTTGCCATGATGATGAAAATTATGAAATTTATTCCAAACTTCTAAAACAATAA
- a CDS encoding DUF6443 domain-containing protein, protein MFRLIPNKATRSKNTGHVQPATCFSLLLGFLFWAFGFQAVKAQNITLNSYSGQSVITTYNNGTITLTGGFNTNGHSVHIFISSGTPPVDSGGQNPPVTTAPVSLSSTQNYIASWTATAPVSDPNTLITKQLSDVKLTVQYFDGLGRPLQTVAKQGSLVTATGTTGDLVTPVAYDGFGREVNKYLPYVANSNDGSYKPNALSEQPAWYGSSSAPITGQGETGKNATDSILYEASPLNRVLKTMAPGNSWKGAGRGVQQGYWSNTTADSVRIWNCTYPAQGSWGSYTTPGIYAAGTLYKNITTDENNKQVIEFKDKDGQVVLKKVQLSTAVTDDGSGSNHTGWMCTYYIYDDLGNLRCVVQPHGVQWLAANNWNLTNTTILSQQCFRYEYDGRNRMILKQVPGAGAVYMVYDNRDRLVMTQDADLRTQHKWIVTRYDNLNRADTTWLDSTTTAFTTLLTGAAAATTPYPATLPTSSNLLTATHYDDYNGIPSGLSGTYKTTWNSYFTATSTTTAPYPVMPQQNSAITTKGMVTWTEQKIQDSTPAAFVATVNIYDDKGRVIQTQSRNITGGVDVTTTQYSWAGQPLIVVNWQQKKGTRADTTLVVTKMTYDDLNRLVKTEMRQSNTKVNNNAMTAYATISQIEYDALGQVKNKKLGNRRTNATTYNTTPLETQAFDYNIRGWLLGVNRAYAKAIASTDTTNTTGQSTQTESGEMFTEETQTAQTVTYPNTNYFGFELGYDKNPYFGGTWGGLQYTGNIAGMIWKGANDRKARKYNYSYDAANRLTAANFGQYVGHAFSTSPVNYTVNNLTYDYNGNITKMYQYGLKSDGSSPLIDQLTYTYNSYSNKLAKVADAAAGTATENLGDFQDGTNTGNDYAYDANGNLISDANKNISSISYNYLNLPSVIRVSGKGSIYYTYDASGNKLRKITIDSTVLPARKTTTLYLNSSVYQNDTLQFFGTSEGRARVSPPGAGVWVYDYMLKDHLGNTRMVITDDYNVSSPILEATSYYPFGLQQKAIGLTQETNPLHNKYLFNQGTELQEDFGINLYSTKFRILDPQLGKFWQIDALAESSQDWSAYTYANNNPIFANDPFGLDTIRTTHPENTPGFGTKSPANNLPDLVVSGSENTSSRGGYIGLNGSDNTRVNHVAPLPMRPYMPSIATISQYHTWNDLSPVHPWIHTFNIKYNPLSWLLEFVTGKSTASYYTAPTLRSYALLKLTMLAATKGVGIAAEGGEMITVGRWMSVTEYETMATTGQMVEGAGGQTFVSIGGADAFQAASKGSVYAEFQVPANSLLQGGQANWFKAIGPNAGQAMQAALQKQGGQLLPQIQNLSPILEIK, encoded by the coding sequence ATGTTTCGATTGATACCGAATAAGGCTACAAGGAGCAAAAACACCGGGCACGTTCAGCCTGCAACCTGCTTTTCCCTTTTATTAGGCTTCCTGTTTTGGGCTTTCGGCTTTCAGGCTGTCAAAGCGCAAAACATCACTTTAAACAGTTATAGTGGGCAATCTGTCATCACTACATATAATAATGGTACTATCACGCTGACCGGTGGTTTTAATACGAATGGGCACAGTGTACATATTTTTATCTCCTCCGGCACTCCTCCTGTTGATAGCGGCGGTCAGAACCCTCCCGTTACGACCGCACCTGTTTCCTTATCCTCTACCCAGAACTATATTGCATCCTGGACAGCGACTGCACCTGTTAGCGACCCCAATACGCTCATTACCAAACAGCTTTCCGATGTTAAGCTCACGGTACAGTATTTCGACGGTTTAGGCAGGCCCTTACAGACGGTCGCCAAGCAAGGCTCTTTGGTAACGGCAACAGGCACAACAGGCGATTTGGTAACACCCGTAGCATATGACGGCTTCGGCAGGGAAGTCAACAAATACCTGCCTTATGTAGCAAACAGCAACGACGGCAGTTATAAACCTAATGCACTAAGTGAACAACCTGCATGGTACGGCAGCAGCAGCGCCCCCATTACCGGACAGGGAGAAACAGGCAAGAATGCCACAGACAGCATCCTTTATGAAGCCTCGCCGCTGAACAGGGTATTGAAAACAATGGCTCCCGGCAACAGCTGGAAAGGCGCCGGCAGGGGTGTGCAGCAGGGCTACTGGAGCAATACGACCGCCGACTCCGTCCGTATCTGGAACTGCACCTATCCTGCACAAGGCAGCTGGGGCAGTTACACAACGCCCGGTATCTATGCGGCAGGTACTTTGTACAAGAATATTACTACCGATGAAAACAACAAGCAGGTCATCGAGTTTAAAGACAAAGACGGGCAGGTAGTACTCAAGAAAGTACAGCTTTCAACAGCCGTTACAGATGATGGCAGCGGCAGCAACCATACCGGCTGGATGTGTACGTACTATATCTACGACGACCTGGGCAACCTGCGCTGCGTGGTACAGCCGCACGGCGTGCAGTGGCTGGCTGCCAACAACTGGAACCTTACCAATACCACCATTTTATCCCAACAATGCTTCCGTTATGAATACGATGGCAGAAACCGCATGATACTGAAGCAGGTGCCGGGAGCAGGTGCGGTGTATATGGTCTATGACAACAGGGACAGGCTGGTCATGACACAGGATGCCGACCTGCGGACACAGCACAAGTGGATCGTAACGAGGTATGACAACCTGAACCGTGCCGATACCACCTGGCTCGACAGCACGACCACGGCGTTTACAACCCTGCTGACCGGGGCTGCTGCTGCAACAACCCCTTATCCCGCTACATTACCCACTTCGTCCAACCTGCTGACGGCAACGCATTACGACGACTATAACGGCATACCTTCCGGATTGAGCGGTACCTATAAAACAACCTGGAACAGTTATTTTACGGCTACCAGCACCACAACAGCCCCTTACCCTGTGATGCCGCAACAAAACAGCGCCATTACCACCAAAGGCATGGTTACATGGACGGAGCAGAAGATACAGGACAGCACACCTGCGGCATTTGTGGCAACGGTCAATATCTATGACGATAAAGGAAGGGTTATCCAGACACAAAGCAGGAACATTACCGGCGGTGTTGATGTAACCACCACGCAGTACAGCTGGGCGGGGCAGCCGCTTATTGTGGTCAACTGGCAGCAGAAGAAAGGGACAAGAGCGGATACCACGCTGGTGGTTACCAAAATGACCTATGACGACCTGAACCGTCTCGTCAAGACTGAAATGCGGCAAAGCAATACCAAAGTGAACAATAATGCCATGACGGCTTATGCCACCATATCGCAGATAGAGTACGATGCTTTGGGACAGGTAAAGAATAAAAAGCTGGGCAACAGGCGGACAAATGCCACCACCTACAACACCACACCGTTAGAAACACAGGCTTTTGATTACAACATCCGCGGGTGGCTGCTGGGTGTGAACCGTGCTTACGCCAAAGCCATTGCTTCGACAGATACCACCAATACTACAGGACAGTCCACACAAACGGAGAGCGGGGAAATGTTTACCGAAGAAACACAAACGGCACAAACGGTTACTTACCCCAATACCAATTACTTCGGCTTTGAGTTGGGTTATGATAAAAATCCCTATTTCGGGGGAACCTGGGGAGGCTTGCAGTACACGGGCAATATCGCCGGGATGATATGGAAAGGCGCTAATGACCGCAAGGCAAGGAAGTATAATTACAGCTACGATGCCGCCAACCGTTTAACTGCCGCCAATTTCGGGCAGTATGTCGGGCACGCATTCAGCACTTCCCCTGTCAACTATACGGTCAATAACCTTACCTACGACTACAACGGCAACATTACAAAGATGTACCAGTACGGGCTGAAGTCCGATGGCTCTTCTCCCCTTATTGACCAGCTGACTTATACTTACAACAGTTACAGCAACAAACTGGCAAAAGTTGCGGATGCTGCTGCCGGCACGGCAACGGAAAATCTGGGCGACTTCCAGGACGGGACAAACACGGGCAATGACTATGCGTATGATGCCAACGGAAATTTAATTAGCGATGCCAATAAAAATATTTCTTCGATTAGTTATAACTACTTAAATTTACCTTCGGTTATCAGGGTAAGTGGCAAAGGAAGTATTTATTACACGTATGATGCAAGTGGTAACAAGCTCCGTAAAATCACAATAGACAGTACGGTACTTCCGGCGAGGAAAACAACAACATTATACCTTAACAGCAGCGTTTACCAAAATGATACACTACAGTTCTTTGGCACAAGTGAAGGCAGGGCGAGGGTCTCCCCTCCAGGGGCGGGGGTTTGGGTGTATGATTATATGCTGAAAGACCATTTAGGTAATACACGTATGGTTATCACGGATGATTACAATGTAAGTTCTCCAATTCTCGAAGCTACGAGTTATTACCCGTTCGGTCTCCAACAAAAGGCAATAGGGTTAACACAGGAAACTAATCCACTGCATAATAAGTACTTGTTTAATCAAGGGACAGAATTACAGGAAGATTTTGGCATTAATTTGTATTCGACTAAATTTAGAATACTTGACCCGCAACTCGGAAAGTTTTGGCAAATTGACGCATTAGCGGAATCTTCTCAAGATTGGTCAGCATATACCTATGCCAACAATAATCCTATTTTTGCCAATGACCCATTTGGTTTAGATACAATTAGAACTACTCATCCTGAAAATACGCCTGGATTTGGAACAAAGAGTCCCGCTAATAACCTGCCAGATTTAGTTGTATCTGGTTCTGAAAACACTTCTTCACGTGGTGGATATATTGGGTTAAATGGTAGTGACAACACAAGAGTCAACCATGTCGCCCCACTTCCTATGCGACCATATATGCCGTCTATTGCTACTATCAGCCAGTATCATACATGGAATGACTTATCGCCAGTTCATCCATGGATACATACCTTTAATATTAAGTATAATCCTCTTTCGTGGTTATTAGAATTTGTTACTGGAAAAAGTACAGCGAGCTATTATACTGCGCCGACATTAAGAAGTTATGCTCTTTTGAAACTTACGATGCTGGCTGCGACTAAAGGCGTTGGAATCGCAGCAGAGGGAGGTGAAATGATTACTGTGGGGCGTTGGATGTCGGTAACGGAATACGAAACGATGGCTACCACAGGACAAATGGTAGAAGGTGCAGGGGGGCAGACTTTTGTTTCAATCGGAGGAGCAGATGCATTCCAAGCAGCATCAAAAGGGTCAGTTTATGCAGAGTTTCAAGTTCCTGCAAACAGTCTTTTACAGGGGGGGCAAGCAAATTGGTTCAAGGCAATTGGCCCAAATGCTGGGCAAGCGATGCAAGCAGCTTTGCAGAAACAAGGGGGACAGCTCCTCCCGCAAATTCAAAACCTTTCACCAATCCTAGAAATCAAATAA
- a CDS encoding T9SS type A sorting domain-containing protein, which produces MKRLLLKNIYGTLICLCCYCPYKAASQSIHPVVTVSQSDSNPDNARLAAVKKYYALALRYKDGDSVAQDFDKAYYYFEKASELGDAQSTYALGYLHYKGLGTTQDYELAARLFRQGAYTGRENSMYFYGLCWRNGYGEEQNEDSAKYWLTKAADLGYKQAVWELQAKTPENSNNDAKKLVRQIHNAALPQEAVLNQFIPVKAELPDSSVIQGDYEGYIIQYDWSGKYVVSSKKLHLSIEAGDASSSAANTGLSGQWLEEGADTAILHATLGKDSLVFADTKYRRKDHYSINRAVTYNFRDAALSLVRKDDSVFLAGSINMFSPERNEPSKPLFVALVRTSADNGNATNNNTTKTKDGSKDSTGKNNNSNQITAKLLQVYPNPFRTQVSVKFELSAPSNIDVQLWTIDGKMVYSKSSDGILNASQYTITLRPGNIAGGTYILRLVYQGGSVEAKVIKK; this is translated from the coding sequence TTGAAGCGATTGTTACTCAAAAACATTTATGGCACTCTTATTTGTTTATGCTGCTATTGCCCGTATAAAGCTGCAAGCCAATCTATACATCCTGTTGTAACGGTATCACAGTCCGATAGCAATCCTGACAATGCCCGTTTAGCAGCTGTCAAAAAATATTATGCGCTCGCATTGCGCTACAAGGACGGCGACAGCGTGGCGCAGGATTTCGACAAAGCTTATTATTATTTTGAAAAGGCATCCGAATTAGGCGATGCGCAGAGCACCTACGCTTTAGGTTACCTGCATTATAAAGGATTGGGCACCACACAGGATTATGAACTGGCAGCAAGGCTGTTCCGGCAGGGAGCTTACACCGGCAGGGAAAACAGTATGTATTTCTACGGGCTGTGCTGGAGAAACGGTTACGGCGAAGAACAAAATGAAGATTCCGCAAAGTACTGGCTGACAAAAGCAGCAGACTTAGGTTACAAACAAGCTGTATGGGAACTGCAAGCCAAAACGCCTGAAAACAGCAATAACGATGCAAAGAAACTGGTACGGCAAATACACAATGCTGCCTTGCCGCAGGAAGCCGTCTTAAACCAGTTTATCCCCGTAAAAGCCGAACTGCCCGATTCTTCCGTCATACAGGGAGATTATGAAGGTTATATCATCCAGTATGACTGGAGCGGTAAATATGTGGTCAGCAGCAAAAAGCTGCATTTAAGTATTGAAGCCGGCGATGCATCATCTTCAGCAGCCAATACCGGACTAAGCGGTCAATGGCTGGAAGAAGGGGCGGATACGGCGATACTACATGCAACCCTCGGCAAGGACTCTTTAGTATTTGCCGATACAAAGTACCGGAGAAAAGACCATTACAGCATCAACAGAGCCGTTACGTATAATTTCCGGGATGCTGCGCTGAGTTTAGTAAGGAAAGACGACAGCGTGTTCCTTGCCGGAAGCATCAATATGTTTTCCCCGGAGCGGAATGAACCGTCGAAGCCTTTGTTTGTGGCGCTGGTCAGGACGAGTGCGGATAACGGTAATGCAACCAATAACAATACGACGAAGACGAAGGATGGAAGCAAAGACAGTACAGGCAAGAACAACAACAGCAACCAAATCACGGCAAAGCTGTTACAGGTGTATCCCAATCCTTTCCGTACACAGGTCAGTGTCAAGTTTGAGCTGTCTGCACCAAGTAACATCGATGTGCAGTTATGGACGATTGACGGTAAGATGGTGTACAGCAAGTCTTCCGATGGAATCCTGAATGCAAGCCAATATACCATTACACTCCGGCCGGGAAATATCGCGGGTGGAACTTACATCCTGAGGCTGGTGTATCAAGGAGGAAGTGTGGAAGCAAAAGTGATTAAAAAATAA
- a CDS encoding HEPN domain-containing protein: MDAVISPLIKEIVENYTPVWVICFAKVTTQYSASGCFIDNTNNFVYHYFLLVVTQKDTRIEHGIQEFANRHFTTGYVTILAHGKGTIREALQKQSRFFYSVYTNGILCYTQDGAAPVQEINPGITISNETAYRAREQYLYHYELSKSFNEASAFSLEKGKYTTAVFLMHQTVEQACIALLGVHIGYRADIHNLGRLINLCRCFSEEPITLFTQTPEEERLFSLLMKSYSETRYKRGFEVGQKDAYTVGERVSTFVEMARKLCLKGLEILDRQIQSSL, translated from the coding sequence ATGGATGCCGTTATCTCCCCGCTTATAAAAGAAATTGTTGAAAACTATACGCCGGTATGGGTTATCTGCTTTGCTAAAGTAACCACGCAATACAGCGCTTCCGGCTGTTTTATAGACAATACAAACAACTTTGTCTATCACTACTTCCTTTTGGTAGTAACACAAAAAGATACACGGATAGAACATGGGATTCAGGAATTTGCCAACCGGCATTTTACGACAGGATATGTAACCATTCTTGCCCATGGCAAAGGGACAATACGGGAAGCCCTGCAAAAGCAAAGCCGTTTCTTTTATAGCGTTTACACCAACGGTATTCTTTGTTATACGCAAGACGGGGCAGCACCGGTACAGGAAATCAATCCCGGGATAACCATCAGTAACGAAACCGCTTATAGGGCAAGGGAACAGTATTTATACCATTACGAATTATCTAAAAGTTTTAATGAAGCATCGGCGTTCAGTCTCGAAAAGGGAAAATATACCACCGCGGTATTCCTCATGCACCAGACTGTTGAACAAGCCTGTATTGCGTTGCTCGGCGTGCATATAGGTTACCGTGCAGACATCCACAATCTGGGTAGGCTTATCAATCTTTGCCGGTGTTTTTCCGAAGAGCCGATAACCTTGTTTACCCAAACGCCGGAAGAAGAAAGGTTGTTTTCCCTCTTGATGAAAAGTTATTCCGAGACAAGGTACAAGCGCGGTTTTGAAGTAGGGCAAAAAGACGCATATACGGTGGGAGAACGTGTAAGCACTTTTGTTGAAATGGCAAGGAAACTTTGCCTTAAAGGCTTGGAAATATTGGACAGGCAAATACAATCCTCTTTATAA